A stretch of DNA from Arachis hypogaea cultivar Tifrunner chromosome 19, arahy.Tifrunner.gnm2.J5K5, whole genome shotgun sequence:
ATATCCAACGGATGCCACACTCTTTTATCACCACTTCCTCCTTATTTGGTAGCCGAGCAAAGAACTTAACTTCCAGATTTGCATTATTGTCATCATCATCAATGGCCTTTCTTCCTCTGATTATTTTCATTATCTGCTTACAGCATTGGGAATCATACCATAATAACACATGATCCGACATAACATTCATCTGAAAGCCATGGTAAAAACTGCAGCCCCATCCTATTAAGGACGAACTTGCTATATGGGTCCTTTGACCCCAACTTGTTTCCAAGTAACATTCAAACCCAAACCTAATGTCAAGGTCACCAGTATTACATGGTGGTATTGGAGGAAGAGCCAAGTAGAAAATGAAACCAGAGAAATTGGAACTTAGTGGCAGTTGAATGCTGATGGAATTTTGTGAAGATCCATTATGGAACAAGTCATCAAGTTTACTTCCTCTAATTGGCAAGAAATAACAAATCTTGCCAACGTTGGCGTTATCCTCACTAAGAAAGccatcaccatcatcaacaacAGTGCATTCTTCAATTCTGTTTTCTGTTCTTGTTGCTGATAGTGATTTTGCCTTGATTTCCATCCTAGCAATGGCATCTTTCAAAATGGTATTGTATGACTCTTCATCCAACATCACGCAGTTTAGGAATATAAAAGTAGTACCATGCTGTATTTTCAGTTCTTCTGTATTGGAACCTGACACTGTCCTCAAAGATTTGCAGTCCCAGACCTTGAAGTCATGAACGGAAGGTGGAAGCGCTGGTACATGTTGTAACCTTTCACAATGACAAAGTATAACAACCTTGAGCCGCGGAAGAGTCTTAATGTTTTCTGGAAAGGAAGTGATGTTAGTGTTATGTAGGCTTATCAACAACAATGACGATAACAAAGAGATTGTGTCTGGGAGTTCAGTTAAACTTTGACATCCATCAAACTTCAATTCTTTTAGATAATGGAACATAGGGCTGGGTAGTATTCTGCGTAAGGTGGCCACTGAGTCACATTCTTGGTTGTTAGGGTCTGAAAGCATGATTTGATTGGTGTACTTTTCAGGAAGATCCATGAGGAGATCGCTGATTGGAAAGGAGAAGTTCACAAGATGTTGAAGATGCACAATTGATGATGGTAGTTGTTTCAAGGCAGTTGACCTCAAATGGACATGAATATCAGAATGGTCTTTTGAAATTGGGATTGAGAATTCTTCCAGATTTGGGCAGTTGTAGGCAACAACTCTTTCAAGGGATGTTGAACAATTGTTGCTGCTTAGGCTCTTAATTCTTTGCATCCATACACACATAACCCTGAAAGCTTTGGAAGAGAGAAAATAGAAGGGTGAAGATGAGTTAATTTGTCACAACCATTCACCCACACTTCTTTTAGATTTGGAGCACCGGATAAATCTGGACACTCTATCATTCGTTTCGAACTAGCCAGATAAATTAGCTCCAAACTTGGAAAATTCTGCAACAGCATACAATGGACCATGTAAGTTAAGTTGTAAACTCTAATAAACAGATAGAATTATTCTTGTataaacacataaattttaattaatatgttaTTTAACAGAAGGTTTATACTTTTTCTTAAACTTATTGTCATGGATAAATTTAgtaggaaaaaaaacaaaaaatactatatatatatcaaaatcaaccactaatatcaattatcaatatatttgtgtataaatacatatataattaatatattttaaatatatatttatattttagtatatattttatattaataactgattaTGATTTTTGTGTACACCTAAGattattgagaaaaaaaattaccAGGGGCTCATCCCAAAGCTTTTCAAGATCACTATACGGCATGGAGAGTTCAACAAGCTTGCTTGGCCAAGAAGTGGTTGATAGAGATTTTAATGGACATCCATCCCATTGAATGTATCTCAAGTTATTAGGCAACTCCAGAGCTGTTGGAAGACTCAATGTATAATCAACTCTCTTTTGTCCATAGCCATTGTCGTTAGCAAAAGCAAGTAACCTTAGCTTTGGCATCTTTCTAAGTGCATCAGAGCTTATACATATTTCTGTCCGCTCAGTCATATCCAAATATATGGTTTCAATTGTAGCGGACCCCTaccaaataaatataataataatcaatgttagtgtaactaatttttcattattatataggctatatattttattaaaaaaacatttgTTCTATTAAAATGTCATTCACTTACTTCATCATTTTTTAATATGTCGCAAATTTCATCTCGGTGCCACACTCTACTACGCTTTCCAGGATTCTTGAGAGATTCTTCGCACACAATTTTGTGACCCATTTCCTGTATCAAgtcatgcatttgtatgtttttatTGGTAGCTATTGATATAAGAGCCTTGTCTAAAAGGTTTCTTATTCCAATATCTGCAAAGAAGCCACACTCATTCAATATTCTTatcactttttctttctcttctcctttAAAAAAACATGCAATATCTAGAAATATATCCTTCTCTGTATCATCTAATTCATTGAAACTCAACCTCAACACCTTCTGAATATCTGCATTAGGAATCCTCTTTAGTTTTGTCAATGCATTGTCCCATTCCTTTTCAGTTTTGGAATGAAGAAATGACCCCAAAACTTTCAAAGCTAAAGGATTTCCTCTGGCATAAGCAAGTGCCCTTTTTGATAGCTCCCAGTATTCATTTTCAGGAGGATGGGTTCTGTTGAAGGCATTCAAGCTGAACAGTTTGAGAGAGTTCTCATCATTCATTTCTGTGACTTGATGGATATGATCAACCGATCTACTCAGAAGAACATGCTTATCTCTGGTGGTAACAATAACTTTGCTACCAACTCCAAGATAATCTTGTCCCACTCCAAGCAAATTTTCTAGAAGCTCAGAAGTATTCACATCATCTAGCACAATGAAAACTTTCTTACGCCTCAATCTGCGGAGTATAGCAGCAGACACAATCTTTGGAGTGGTAATATGAACATGTTCGTGCAGCAACTCAGAAAGAAGTCTATTGAAAATGTAGTTGAGGCCATGCCTTGAAGATTCTTCTCTTACATTGGCCAAGAAACAACTACCCTCATATTTGGGAGAGAACTCTTGAAAAATAGCAGCTGCAATAGTT
This window harbors:
- the LOC112777817 gene encoding disease resistance protein RPV1-like translates to MAFSDVYSPPTPPPLTKYDVFISFNGKDTRNGFTSHLHSALCRNQIETFIDYRIEKGGEIWEELVQAIRDSSVYLVIFSEHYASSKWCLRELAEIIELTNMVEKGHHHIIPVFYRIEPTHVRKQTGSYYSVFADYDRNLDYRLVRQWRKALFHAANISGFEYNHHHSRTESDLIEGIVQMIIRKLDQKYTNELRSPFIHDQNYACIESVLINSQEVRTIGIWGMGGIGKTTIAAAIFQEFSPKYEGSCFLANVREESSRHGLNYIFNRLLSELLHEHVHITTPKIVSAAILRRLRRKKVFIVLDDVNTSELLENLLGVGQDYLGVGSKVIVTTRDKHVLLSRSVDHIHQVTEMNDENSLKLFSLNAFNRTHPPENEYWELSKRALAYARGNPLALKVLGSFLHSKTEKEWDNALTKLKRIPNADIQKVLRLSFNELDDTEKDIFLDIACFFKGEEKEKVIRILNECGFFADIGIRNLLDKALISIATNKNIQMHDLIQEMGHKIVCEESLKNPGKRSRVWHRDEICDILKNDEGSATIETIYLDMTERTEICISSDALRKMPKLRLLAFANDNGYGQKRVDYTLSLPTALELPNNLRYIQWDGCPLKSLSTTSWPSKLVELSMPYSDLEKLWDEPLNFPSLELIYLASSKRMIECPDLSGAPNLKEVWVNGCDKLTHLHPSIFSLPKLSGLCVYGCKELRA